The Nitrobacter hamburgensis X14 genome contains the following window.
CACGCGCCGGTGATCGACGCGGTGCGGGTGCCGCCGTCGGCCTGAATCACATCGCAATCCACCGTGATCTGGCGCTCGCCCAGCGCCTCGAGGTCGACTGCGGCGCGCAACGAGCGGCCGATCAGGCGCTGGATTTCGACGGTACGGCCGCCCTGCTTGCCGGCGGAGGCCTCGCGCCGCGTCCGCTCCAGCGTGGCGCGCGGCAGCATTCCGTATTCGGCCGTGACCCAGCCGCGGCCCTGGCCCTTGAGCCACGGCGGCAGCCGCTCCTCCAGGGTCGCGGTCACCAGCACGTGGGTGTCGCCGAATTTCACCATGCAGGAACCCTCGGCGTATTTGACGACGCCACGTTCCAGCGACACGGCG
Protein-coding sequences here:
- the rph gene encoding ribonuclease PH is translated as MRPSRRAPDELRAVSLERGVVKYAEGSCMVKFGDTHVLVTATLEERLPPWLKGQGRGWVTAEYGMLPRATLERTRREASAGKQGGRTVEIQRLIGRSLRAAVDLEALGERQITVDCDVIQADGGTRTASITGAWVALADCIGWMKARNMIKTSVLRDNVAAVSCGIYNGTPVLDLDYAEDSEADTDANFVMTGDGRIIEVQGTAEKTPFSQDEFLALLALAKKGVARLVDLQKMAVA